From a region of the Teredinibacter turnerae genome:
- a CDS encoding DNA-binding response regulator, with amino-acid sequence MGAQIADQFEAARSASVEEGLALLKQGDVKAVVYDAIPFTGPSLDDCTLLLQSEHIAGVPLLVLSDRGAIKDRLKAFEIGCDDFLDSAMGCDEACARITKSIFHQIAQQQLKSRLTEANVTAHTAMADNSDLGANIQFLLAINDCDNLDELGQQLFSTLRRYGLHCSLQMRSVMGDKNMEDHGMAKDLESLLLAQLADGGRYIDFGNRTIVNYDKVSLLIKNMPVQDADKYGAVKDNTFALLQGVNARIRALEDRYRLVQEKASLLKLSEDVGLVMVSLKDSYQQVMRDIVNEVENVAELIQLKLPALALSEAHEQFLEEATSRVVSETNRVFNDGLKIDECFEKLESAIESSLTTVETPSELENSASKVKSGNQTDSSIDLF; translated from the coding sequence ATGGGTGCTCAAATCGCGGACCAGTTTGAAGCTGCTCGATCGGCAAGCGTAGAGGAGGGGCTGGCGCTTTTAAAACAAGGTGATGTCAAAGCGGTAGTATACGATGCGATCCCATTTACCGGGCCGAGCCTTGATGATTGCACGTTACTGTTGCAAAGCGAGCATATTGCGGGCGTTCCCTTGTTGGTGCTTTCTGATCGTGGTGCGATAAAAGATCGCCTGAAAGCGTTCGAAATAGGTTGCGATGATTTTTTGGATAGTGCGATGGGGTGTGATGAAGCCTGCGCACGTATTACCAAAAGTATCTTTCACCAGATTGCACAGCAGCAGCTCAAGAGCAGGCTTACGGAAGCGAATGTCACTGCACATACAGCGATGGCTGATAACAGCGATCTGGGTGCGAATATTCAGTTTTTACTGGCAATTAATGATTGCGATAATCTGGATGAGCTTGGTCAGCAGTTGTTCTCGACTTTACGACGTTATGGCCTCCATTGCAGCTTGCAGATGCGTAGCGTGATGGGTGACAAAAACATGGAAGACCATGGTATGGCGAAGGACCTTGAGTCCCTGTTGTTAGCTCAACTCGCCGACGGCGGTCGTTATATTGATTTTGGTAATCGCACGATTGTAAATTACGATAAGGTGTCGCTACTTATCAAGAATATGCCGGTGCAGGATGCCGACAAATACGGCGCGGTGAAAGACAATACTTTTGCGTTACTACAGGGTGTAAATGCCCGAATCCGTGCGCTGGAAGATCGTTATCGACTGGTGCAAGAGAAAGCATCACTTCTTAAGTTATCTGAAGATGTTGGGTTGGTAATGGTTTCGCTGAAGGATTCCTACCAGCAGGTGATGCGCGATATTGTTAACGAAGTGGAGAATGTCGCCGAGCTTATCCAGTTAAAGCTGCCCGCACTGGCGCTGTCCGAGGCGCATGAGCAGTTTCTTGAGGAAGCCACGTCGCGCGTAGTGAGCGAAACAAATCGCGTGTTTAACGACGGCCTTAAGATCGATGAGTGTTTCGAGAAACTGGAATCCGCAATCGAAAGCAGTCTCACCACAGTGGAAACCCCGAGCGAGTTGGAAAATAGCGCCTCGAAAGTAAAATCGGGTAACCAGACAGACAGCTCTATCGACCTGTTTTAG
- a CDS encoding flagellar brake protein — protein MTEETHLHFDQLNLKFGQRLQLLPNPAEPGERYESLLLGCLPGETVMITPPPDGEYPLLSEGQRVVIRVTTSGGVAMFPSQILHIAEVPLYILYLDFPSAIKYRQVRVAARVNVSLPVLLSNLTSGQLGPIAGRASDISLGGAKVVFDQRVGDIGDEVELKGKFEIAQIKRILSVSAQIRTEKQTPQGYEYGIQFFEQEEDKQLVLFGFIYSALAMSDANKLE, from the coding sequence ATGACGGAAGAAACGCATTTACATTTTGACCAGCTGAATCTCAAATTTGGACAGCGCCTCCAGCTGTTGCCGAACCCCGCCGAACCCGGTGAGAGGTACGAATCACTTCTGCTCGGTTGCCTGCCAGGCGAAACGGTTATGATCACGCCACCGCCTGACGGTGAATACCCGCTGTTATCGGAAGGTCAGCGAGTCGTTATCCGCGTAACGACCAGCGGTGGCGTCGCTATGTTTCCCTCCCAGATTCTCCACATAGCGGAAGTACCGCTTTATATCCTTTATTTGGATTTCCCGAGCGCTATTAAATACCGCCAGGTGCGTGTTGCTGCGCGGGTAAATGTCTCCCTTCCCGTTTTGTTGTCTAACCTAACCAGCGGGCAATTGGGCCCAATTGCCGGGCGTGCATCGGATATCAGTCTCGGTGGAGCCAAAGTCGTATTTGACCAACGGGTTGGTGATATCGGCGACGAAGTCGAGTTAAAAGGTAAATTTGAAATAGCACAGATCAAGCGCATACTTTCTGTATCTGCCCAGATTCGCACTGAAAAGCAGACGCCTCAGGGGTATGAATATGGAATTCAGTTTTTTGAGCAAGAAGAAGACAAGCAGCTGGTACTGTTTGGCTTTATCTACAGTGCGCTTGCCATGTCCGACGCCAATAAGTTGGAGTAA
- a CDS encoding lysophospholipid acyltransferase family protein — MPAIVPRAGGAARRWLGRTLLRLSGWRLEGEFPHQRQMVLAAAPHTSNWDFVIAMLVIMALGVRVSYMMKKEAFFWPFGALFMKLGGIPIDRKAATDVVEQVTQWYRDHEKVWVVITPEGTRAKVSRWKTGFLRIADSAQVPVCLVAWDYPSKTMHIGPVWPVSGDYEADLAAIREYICTRYTGQNPENQ; from the coding sequence ATGCCAGCAATTGTGCCAAGGGCTGGCGGTGCCGCCAGGCGCTGGCTTGGGCGTACTTTGTTGCGCCTCTCTGGCTGGCGCTTAGAGGGGGAATTTCCCCACCAGAGGCAAATGGTACTGGCGGCAGCGCCACATACATCCAACTGGGACTTCGTGATAGCTATGCTGGTGATTATGGCGCTGGGCGTGCGTGTATCCTACATGATGAAAAAAGAAGCGTTCTTTTGGCCTTTTGGTGCTCTCTTTATGAAACTGGGCGGTATCCCGATCGACAGAAAAGCCGCGACAGATGTCGTTGAGCAGGTAACCCAGTGGTATCGCGACCACGAAAAAGTGTGGGTGGTCATTACACCCGAAGGAACGCGCGCAAAGGTGTCGCGCTGGAAAACCGGGTTTTTGCGCATTGCCGATAGCGCCCAGGTGCCGGTGTGTCTCGTCGCCTGGGACTATCCCTCAAAAACCATGCATATCGGGCCTGTCTGGCCTGTTAGCGGCGACTACGAAGCAGACTTAGCGGCGATACGCGAATATATATGTACACGCTATACCGGTCAAAATCCGGAAAATCAATAA
- a CDS encoding ExbD/TolR family protein — protein MSRRKRKQSAEDKAEIDLTPMLDVVFIMLIFFIVTASFVKEKSLGLNVPENTDNPPPPDSESKSILIQVNANDEIFIDARRVDIRSVRSLIAQKSAENPEGGVVVMANEQASTSTYVAIADAAREANIYNVSLVPRAK, from the coding sequence GTGAGTCGTAGAAAACGTAAGCAATCAGCCGAAGACAAGGCTGAAATCGATTTGACACCCATGCTCGACGTGGTGTTCATCATGTTGATCTTCTTCATTGTGACTGCTTCTTTTGTGAAGGAGAAGTCGCTGGGTTTGAATGTTCCTGAGAACACTGACAACCCACCACCACCCGATAGCGAAAGCAAAAGTATTCTTATTCAGGTCAATGCCAACGATGAAATTTTCATCGATGCGCGTCGTGTTGATATTCGTTCTGTACGTTCGCTGATCGCACAGAAGAGCGCGGAAAACCCTGAGGGTGGCGTTGTTGTTATGGCGAATGAGCAAGCGTCTACCTCAACATACGTCGCCATTGCTGATGCTGCGCGCGAAGCTAACATCTACAACGTATCTTTGGTCCCTCGCGCCAAGTAA
- a CDS encoding HDOD domain-containing protein — protein MTSAKVSPQPGAAALERAMEKLVNTGAIDVPMLPEVAGKVVRLAQDADSDAAELAKLIQSDQILAGHVMRVANSALYTPNASLVSLQQAIARLGMKLISEIALGASINSSLFNAPGYDDHIQYVIRHSLLSGLWAKEIARACRRNVEAAFLTGLLHDIGRPVATQAIITKAKKLEIPIQKPVLFALENQFQRTIGVKVVEQWEMPSTVVEVVRYFDDYNAAGEAKNQTMIACAGSLFASHFMCRPGDEGCMTRGELIGQAVLGDLDLYQDEVEEILEKEDVVKSAMEALSA, from the coding sequence ATGACAAGCGCAAAAGTCTCCCCTCAACCTGGCGCGGCAGCGCTGGAACGAGCCATGGAAAAACTGGTGAATACCGGCGCGATAGATGTACCCATGCTGCCGGAAGTTGCAGGGAAGGTTGTTCGACTCGCTCAAGATGCCGACTCCGATGCCGCGGAGCTGGCAAAATTAATCCAAAGCGATCAGATCCTCGCGGGCCATGTTATGCGCGTGGCCAATTCAGCGCTCTACACCCCAAATGCCTCACTGGTTTCTCTGCAGCAAGCCATTGCCCGTTTGGGCATGAAATTGATTTCTGAAATTGCACTGGGCGCGTCCATTAATTCGAGCTTGTTCAATGCACCCGGGTACGACGATCACATCCAGTACGTAATTCGCCATTCATTGCTTTCCGGGCTGTGGGCTAAAGAGATTGCACGAGCGTGCCGCCGCAACGTCGAAGCGGCTTTTCTTACTGGGTTATTGCACGACATCGGCCGTCCGGTGGCCACTCAGGCAATAATCACCAAAGCCAAAAAGCTCGAAATACCTATCCAGAAGCCAGTGCTCTTCGCGCTTGAAAATCAATTTCAACGCACCATTGGGGTCAAGGTTGTCGAACAATGGGAAATGCCAAGCACGGTAGTGGAGGTCGTGCGCTACTTCGATGACTACAACGCCGCAGGCGAAGCTAAAAATCAAACCATGATTGCCTGCGCAGGCTCGCTCTTTGCCTCGCATTTTATGTGCCGGCCCGGCGACGAGGGCTGTATGACTCGAGGCGAATTAATAGGTCAGGCCGTACTTGGAGACCTGGATCTTTACCAGGACGAAGTGGAAGAAATTCTGGAAAAAGAGGACGTGGTAAAATCGGCCATGGAGGCGCTTAGCGCGTGA
- the sthA gene encoding Si-specific NAD(P)(+) transhydrogenase has protein sequence MNTPIAYDMLVIGSGPAGQKAAVEAARSGASVALIEKTRKLGGACVQRGTIPSKTLRENALRVRNMRMNAQLSNFKLAEDTELATLITRLNNVLNAHDEYMRKQLERTQVNLIHGRARFLSPQDVEVESVRGEKQTYSSGHILIATGSHPRKPPDIPVDHEHLFDSDSILSMMYLPKSLTVLGGGVIASEYASIFQALGVSVTMIDKYPHPLGFLDNDLTQTFLNDFTQMGGTWKGNTKVTRCYWNGMDAVITECDDGTEVRSEKLLCAAGRVANVKELEISNAGLQLNERGLIDVDDQLETQVRGIYAAGDVIGPPSLASASMEQGRRAACNSLEITSGVVHSVIPAGIYSIPELSSIGISETQAREKFGDVFVGVARFDEIARGQISGALNGMLKIVCDTDGKTILGIMIVGEGATELIHIGQMALINNSPVDIFVETVFNFPTLAEAYRAAALEIIHQRKINSSRS, from the coding sequence GTGAACACACCCATTGCGTACGATATGCTGGTGATTGGTAGCGGCCCCGCGGGCCAAAAAGCTGCCGTAGAAGCTGCGCGCTCTGGAGCCAGCGTCGCACTGATCGAAAAAACCCGTAAGCTCGGTGGTGCCTGCGTGCAACGCGGCACAATTCCATCGAAGACGCTCAGAGAAAATGCGCTCCGTGTTCGCAACATGCGGATGAACGCCCAGCTTTCCAACTTCAAACTGGCAGAGGATACGGAACTCGCCACGCTAATTACCCGGCTGAACAATGTGCTCAACGCGCATGACGAATACATGCGTAAGCAGCTCGAGCGCACACAGGTAAACCTGATACATGGTCGGGCGAGGTTTCTCTCCCCCCAAGATGTTGAAGTGGAGTCTGTGCGGGGAGAAAAGCAGACCTACAGCAGCGGCCACATATTAATTGCCACAGGCTCTCACCCACGTAAACCGCCGGACATTCCGGTGGACCACGAGCACCTTTTTGATAGCGATTCGATCCTGTCGATGATGTACCTGCCAAAAAGCCTTACTGTACTCGGCGGTGGAGTTATTGCCAGTGAATACGCCTCGATCTTCCAGGCGCTCGGAGTGAGCGTGACTATGATCGACAAATACCCTCATCCACTGGGCTTTCTCGATAATGATCTTACCCAAACCTTTTTGAATGACTTTACTCAGATGGGCGGCACCTGGAAAGGCAATACCAAAGTCACCCGCTGTTATTGGAACGGCATGGATGCCGTGATTACAGAGTGCGACGACGGTACGGAAGTACGCAGCGAGAAACTGCTATGTGCTGCGGGCAGAGTGGCGAACGTCAAAGAATTAGAAATCAGTAACGCTGGCCTGCAGCTCAACGAACGTGGTCTGATTGATGTCGACGATCAGTTGGAAACCCAGGTGCGCGGTATTTACGCAGCCGGAGATGTCATCGGCCCACCCTCTCTCGCATCCGCGTCGATGGAACAAGGCCGCAGAGCCGCTTGTAATTCACTTGAAATAACCAGTGGGGTAGTGCACAGCGTGATCCCTGCGGGGATCTACTCAATCCCAGAGCTATCGTCAATTGGCATCAGTGAAACACAAGCGCGCGAGAAGTTTGGTGATGTGTTTGTCGGTGTTGCGCGGTTTGATGAAATTGCTCGCGGACAGATTTCCGGTGCGTTAAACGGCATGCTCAAAATCGTTTGCGATACGGACGGCAAAACTATTTTAGGTATTATGATTGTTGGCGAAGGGGCAACAGAATTAATCCACATCGGTCAAATGGCGCTGATTAATAACAGTCCCGTCGATATCTTTGTTGAAACCGTTTTCAATTTCCCGACACTTGCAGAGGCGTACCGCGCTGCGGCGTTGGAAATCATTCATCAACGTAAAATCAACTCTTCGCGCAGTTAA
- a CDS encoding AI-2E family transporter — METHSPIARFLLGLAAFVVVVAGMKSAETLLVPFLLSLFIAVICTPPLMWLKGKGLPGWLAMLIVVANVVVIGVLIGIVVGAAIADFRADLPLYQARLSDLTGAVITRLSELGLHVDPTQIRSSFNPAAALSLAGNTLASLGNLMTNAFLILLTVVFILGEEVGFSEKLESTSRNSQKTIKAINQFSAGVNRYMAIKALMSLLTGTLILVWLWILGVDYFVLWGLLAFLLNFVPTLGSILAAVPAVLLAVVQLGVGDAVLTGLGFLFVNFGVGNIIEPRMMGKGLDLSTLVVFLSLVFWGWVLGPVGMLLSIPLTMTVKIALESFDDTRWIGVLLGSGRSVIKTQMTLSIGASSNEK; from the coding sequence ATGGAAACTCACTCACCCATCGCGCGTTTTTTATTGGGGCTTGCGGCATTTGTGGTGGTTGTCGCAGGTATGAAGTCCGCTGAAACTCTGCTGGTCCCCTTCCTGTTATCGCTCTTTATCGCTGTTATCTGCACACCACCGTTAATGTGGTTAAAAGGGAAGGGGTTGCCAGGATGGCTGGCAATGTTGATCGTGGTTGCAAATGTGGTGGTTATTGGGGTGCTGATAGGTATTGTTGTGGGCGCTGCAATTGCTGATTTTAGAGCGGATTTGCCGCTCTACCAGGCGCGCCTGTCCGATCTGACGGGCGCGGTTATCACACGGCTCTCAGAGCTGGGATTGCACGTCGACCCCACTCAGATTCGCTCTAGTTTCAATCCTGCTGCAGCACTGTCTCTGGCTGGCAACACTTTGGCTTCGCTGGGCAACCTGATGACCAATGCCTTTCTGATTTTACTGACTGTGGTGTTTATTCTCGGCGAGGAAGTCGGGTTCTCAGAAAAGCTAGAGAGCACCTCCCGCAATTCTCAGAAGACCATTAAAGCGATCAACCAATTCAGTGCAGGTGTTAACCGATACATGGCTATTAAAGCGCTTATGAGCCTTTTGACCGGCACATTAATTTTGGTTTGGCTTTGGATTCTAGGTGTCGACTACTTCGTGCTCTGGGGGTTGCTGGCATTTTTGCTTAACTTTGTACCGACGCTCGGCAGTATCCTCGCCGCAGTCCCTGCGGTTCTGTTAGCGGTGGTGCAGTTAGGGGTTGGCGATGCGGTTTTAACAGGGCTGGGTTTTCTTTTTGTGAATTTCGGTGTCGGTAATATCATCGAACCGCGAATGATGGGCAAAGGTCTGGACCTTTCCACACTGGTGGTATTCCTCTCGTTGGTATTTTGGGGCTGGGTGTTGGGGCCAGTCGGTATGCTGTTGTCGATTCCGCTGACCATGACCGTAAAAATCGCGCTCGAAAGCTTTGACGATACACGTTGGATTGGCGTTTTGCTCGGTTCAGGGCGCAGTGTTATTAAAACGCAGATGACCTTATCAATCGGTGCTTCCAGTAATGAGAAATGA
- a CDS encoding cyclic nucleotide-binding domain-containing protein: MEVHSLHRYGQASLDTLLSSIPFYKAVRQQDQWQYDLLMSYSRIIEYRPGEIVLEQSQPDQWLYFLMRGQLAVVVGDESQSRKVVNYITPGEVFGDLAVLIDHRRTATVVADPHCKSVRVFATDFCVFGELRDFTQITLATKLEYYRNMVHNLRWKLEVYRMTYPDQSFASNHRKVKLYMGTKGSLDELVSLDEQARALARMLVYWNLEFERLSIAPREHFDYQSMIALGD; the protein is encoded by the coding sequence ATGGAAGTACATTCACTCCACCGATATGGGCAGGCGTCGCTGGACACTCTGCTTTCCTCCATTCCCTTTTATAAAGCGGTTCGTCAGCAGGATCAATGGCAATACGATCTATTGATGAGTTATTCCCGAATTATCGAGTATCGGCCGGGCGAAATTGTGCTTGAGCAAAGTCAACCTGATCAGTGGCTCTACTTTTTAATGCGGGGTCAGCTGGCGGTAGTGGTTGGCGATGAGTCGCAATCACGCAAGGTGGTTAATTACATTACACCCGGCGAAGTCTTTGGGGATCTTGCTGTACTGATAGATCACCGGCGCACCGCAACGGTGGTGGCCGATCCCCATTGCAAATCTGTTCGCGTGTTCGCGACTGATTTTTGCGTGTTCGGAGAGTTGCGTGATTTTACCCAGATTACCCTGGCCACCAAACTAGAATACTACCGGAATATGGTTCACAACTTGCGCTGGAAATTGGAAGTTTACCGCATGACTTATCCCGACCAGTCGTTTGCCTCCAACCATCGCAAAGTAAAACTCTACATGGGGACAAAAGGCTCGCTCGACGAATTGGTGAGTCTTGATGAGCAGGCCCGTGCACTAGCCAGGATGTTGGTGTATTGGAATCTGGAGTTTGAACGGCTTTCTATCGCCCCGCGCGAACATTTCGATTATCAGTCGATGATTGCTTTGGGCGATTGA
- the prfC gene encoding peptide chain release factor 3 has translation MASSQLAKEIAKRRTFAIISHPDAGKTTITEKLLLFGNAIQLAGSVKGKRGPHAKSDWMTMEQERGISVTSSVMQFPYKERVVNLLDTPGHEDFSEDTYRTLTAVDSVLMVIDGAKGVEDRTIKLMEVCRLRDTPILSFINKMDRDIRDPIEVMDEIEDVLKIAAAPINWPIGMGKEFKGVYNLYTDTIHLYEHGQGHTIPEDIQIKGLDSEEATALLGAYADDIREEIELVRGATHEFDLDAYHAGELTPVFFGTALGNFGVREMLDGFVEWAPAPLDRDTAERKVAADEEKFSGFIFKIQANMDPKHRDRIAFMRVCSGRYAQGMKMRHVRLGKDVKIADAVTFLAGDRSQVEEAISGDIIGLHNHGTIQIGDTFSSGEVLKFTGIPHFAPELFRRIRLKDPLKTKQLQRGLQQLSEEGSTQVFFPLNNNDIVVGAVGVLQFEVVAYRLKDEYKVEAIYEPVNVNTARWVDCSDDKKFAEFKRKCSDNLALDGGGHLTYLAPTRVNLSLSEERYPDVAFRATREH, from the coding sequence ATGGCCTCCAGTCAGCTTGCCAAAGAAATCGCGAAACGACGCACGTTTGCGATCATCTCTCACCCCGATGCCGGTAAAACCACGATTACCGAAAAACTGCTGCTATTCGGCAATGCCATTCAGTTAGCGGGGTCGGTGAAGGGGAAGCGAGGGCCACACGCAAAATCTGACTGGATGACGATGGAGCAGGAGCGCGGAATCTCTGTTACTTCATCGGTAATGCAATTCCCCTATAAAGAGCGTGTGGTTAATCTGCTTGATACCCCTGGACACGAAGATTTCTCGGAAGATACCTACCGAACGCTTACCGCTGTGGATTCGGTATTGATGGTGATTGACGGTGCTAAAGGTGTCGAGGACCGTACCATCAAGCTGATGGAAGTGTGCCGTTTACGTGATACCCCAATCTTATCGTTTATCAACAAAATGGATCGCGATATTCGTGACCCTATAGAAGTGATGGACGAGATCGAAGACGTGCTTAAAATTGCTGCTGCACCTATCAATTGGCCGATTGGTATGGGGAAGGAATTCAAGGGTGTTTACAATTTGTACACCGATACTATTCATCTATACGAGCACGGCCAGGGGCACACGATCCCTGAAGATATTCAAATTAAAGGCTTGGATAGCGAAGAAGCGACAGCGCTTCTGGGTGCTTACGCTGATGACATTCGCGAAGAGATCGAATTGGTGCGTGGCGCTACTCATGAATTCGACCTGGACGCCTACCACGCAGGTGAGTTGACCCCCGTGTTCTTCGGGACTGCGCTGGGTAATTTCGGCGTGCGGGAAATGCTGGACGGCTTTGTTGAGTGGGCGCCGGCCCCTCTCGATCGCGACACGGCGGAGCGCAAGGTCGCCGCAGACGAAGAAAAATTTTCCGGTTTTATATTTAAGATCCAAGCCAACATGGACCCGAAACACCGCGACCGAATTGCATTTATGCGCGTATGCTCCGGGCGCTACGCACAAGGTATGAAAATGCGGCATGTTCGCTTGGGCAAAGATGTCAAAATCGCAGATGCCGTAACCTTTCTCGCCGGGGACCGAAGCCAGGTAGAAGAAGCGATTTCTGGCGATATTATTGGTTTACACAATCATGGCACTATTCAGATCGGAGACACGTTCTCAAGTGGCGAAGTTCTTAAATTCACAGGTATTCCCCATTTCGCGCCAGAGCTTTTTCGACGCATTCGCTTAAAAGATCCGTTGAAAACAAAACAGCTACAGCGGGGTCTGCAACAGCTGTCTGAAGAAGGTTCTACCCAGGTATTTTTCCCGTTGAACAACAACGATATCGTTGTGGGAGCCGTCGGGGTGCTTCAATTTGAGGTTGTTGCGTATCGTTTAAAAGATGAATACAAAGTAGAAGCGATATACGAACCTGTGAATGTAAATACCGCGCGTTGGGTTGATTGTTCAGACGATAAAAAATTTGCCGAGTTCAAACGCAAATGCTCGGATAACCTGGCATTGGATGGCGGTGGGCATCTGACATATCTCGCTCCGACCAGAGTAAACCTTTCGCTGAGCGAAGAGCGTTATCCCGATGTTGCCTTCCGCGCGACTCGAGAACACTAA
- a CDS encoding TonB family protein, which yields MRIPTIPKSLILLAMLLLAGKTLAAPALNGLSIHTELGKEQFIAALLVASPSTNGRDILINNEPKQIQVRIVAPRVSSRSFKRMWIEGMAINSSSSELSENAEAMARFSNLLKIKLMEGDIFTIDRGTDAVTIYLNSVKLGEINSVAFFDLLLRTLIGPVPLSSQFRDGLLVAGDIDAGLLARFDATVPTEDRIAAVKTAVSNQEQPAPKVATEEPQVTLAPVAVAPAVTSPGVVATKPVVTPDLASAEPAESTPTPAPVTKPSPSPKPTPKPTVKPTPAPQQALLDADAVEEEEDDLDFTAESLLQQQLYIAQLKRHTYKYLHYPKRALDRGWEGNVRLNITINRFGKVQDIIVVEESEYKTLTKEAEKAAERASPFPAMPEDLRGETFAFTLPVVFKIRSE from the coding sequence ATGCGAATACCGACAATCCCAAAATCATTGATTTTGCTAGCCATGCTGTTACTCGCAGGCAAAACGCTGGCTGCGCCAGCGCTTAACGGCCTCTCGATACATACTGAGCTCGGCAAAGAGCAGTTTATAGCTGCGCTGCTTGTTGCGAGCCCGTCCACCAACGGTCGCGACATTCTCATTAACAACGAACCCAAGCAAATCCAGGTACGCATAGTTGCGCCGCGAGTTTCCTCGCGCAGCTTTAAGCGGATGTGGATTGAGGGCATGGCGATTAACTCCAGCTCCAGCGAATTGTCTGAGAACGCGGAGGCTATGGCTCGATTCAGTAACCTGCTGAAAATAAAGCTAATGGAAGGCGATATATTCACCATTGACAGAGGTACAGACGCTGTAACTATCTACTTGAACAGTGTGAAGCTTGGCGAAATTAACAGCGTCGCTTTCTTCGACCTGTTGCTGCGCACGCTGATCGGGCCTGTCCCCCTTTCATCACAGTTCCGAGATGGGTTGCTGGTTGCGGGAGATATCGATGCTGGCCTGCTCGCTCGTTTTGACGCAACCGTGCCCACCGAAGACCGAATTGCAGCGGTAAAAACCGCCGTCTCGAACCAGGAACAACCTGCACCTAAGGTTGCCACGGAAGAACCACAAGTGACCTTGGCTCCCGTCGCAGTTGCTCCTGCCGTCACGTCGCCCGGCGTGGTCGCCACCAAACCCGTTGTGACACCCGATCTCGCATCCGCAGAACCGGCAGAAAGCACGCCGACGCCTGCCCCGGTCACCAAGCCTTCACCATCGCCCAAGCCCACACCCAAGCCAACGGTGAAGCCGACACCGGCGCCGCAGCAAGCGCTGCTTGATGCCGACGCGGTAGAAGAGGAAGAAGACGATCTGGACTTTACAGCTGAAAGCCTGTTGCAACAGCAACTGTACATTGCGCAACTCAAGCGCCACACATACAAGTACCTCCATTACCCTAAACGCGCACTTGACCGCGGCTGGGAAGGCAACGTGCGCTTGAACATCACCATCAACCGGTTCGGCAAGGTTCAAGACATCATTGTGGTAGAGGAGTCAGAATATAAAACACTGACCAAAGAGGCGGAGAAGGCTGCGGAAAGGGCCAGCCCATTCCCAGCAATGCCTGAGGATTTACGCGGAGAAACCTTCGCGTTTACGCTGCCAGTCGTGTTCAAAATCCGTTCTGAATAA
- the dinB gene encoding DNA polymerase IV: MLNSPRKIIHLDADCFFAALEIRENPDLADFPLAVGGDPGRRGVISTCNYLARQYGVHSAMPSAHAKRLCPELVIRRSNFPLYKQVSAQMFEIFTRFSEKIEPLSLDEAFLDVSDCQQFHGSATLIAKEIRRQVETELGITVSAGVAPIKFLAKIASDWSKPNGLFTVTPDKVTEFVKDLPLQKLPGVGKVTREKLAREGLLYCRDLESYSEHELVQRFGRFGANLKRMSVGVDEREVKSSRERKSLSIETTFARDISTPREIADQVDQLVAGLEERYNKLQRKVAVSKKFVKLKFDDFTQTTLESSVSRCGKIFSSQEFERMCYAAWARQKRPLRLLGVGLSFAERSHPQAQLSFPFAQ, encoded by the coding sequence ATGTTGAACTCTCCTCGTAAAATTATTCATTTGGATGCAGATTGTTTTTTTGCCGCGCTTGAAATTCGGGAAAACCCTGATTTGGCCGATTTCCCATTGGCCGTAGGCGGTGATCCGGGGCGTCGGGGTGTAATTTCCACGTGTAATTATCTAGCGCGTCAATACGGGGTTCATTCCGCAATGCCATCGGCCCACGCTAAACGTCTTTGCCCCGAATTGGTGATCCGACGTTCGAATTTCCCACTTTATAAGCAGGTCTCTGCACAAATGTTTGAAATTTTTACCCGCTTTAGTGAAAAAATTGAGCCGTTGTCACTCGACGAAGCGTTTCTGGATGTGTCCGACTGTCAGCAGTTCCATGGCAGCGCTACGCTCATCGCGAAAGAAATCAGGCGGCAAGTGGAGACAGAGTTGGGGATTACGGTGTCTGCGGGTGTGGCTCCAATAAAGTTTTTAGCGAAAATCGCAAGCGATTGGTCTAAACCGAATGGGCTATTTACGGTTACCCCGGATAAAGTGACAGAATTTGTCAAGGATCTGCCGCTACAGAAGCTCCCTGGCGTAGGTAAAGTTACCCGCGAAAAACTGGCTCGCGAAGGATTATTGTATTGCCGCGATTTGGAATCCTATTCTGAGCATGAGTTGGTGCAACGTTTTGGCCGTTTCGGCGCGAATCTCAAGCGCATGTCAGTGGGGGTCGACGAGCGTGAGGTCAAATCCTCCCGGGAGAGAAAATCGCTAAGTATCGAAACAACATTTGCGCGGGACATTTCCACCCCGCGGGAAATTGCGGATCAAGTCGATCAATTGGTTGCAGGTCTCGAGGAGCGGTACAACAAACTCCAGAGAAAAGTTGCGGTCAGTAAGAAATTTGTGAAACTAAAGTTCGACGACTTTACTCAAACTACACTTGAATCCTCTGTGAGCCGGTGTGGGAAAATATTCTCATCGCAAGAGTTTGAACGAATGTGCTACGCCGCCTGGGCGCGTCAAAAAAGGCCTCTTAGATTGCTGGGTGTCGGTTTGAGTTTTGCCGAGCGGTCTCACCCTCAAGCGCAATTGAGTTTTCCTTTTGCGCAGTAA